A region from the Arcanobacterium buesumense genome encodes:
- a CDS encoding sensor histidine kinase: MSTLTNILQQRTALAFDQREWLHMLTGDWQILADILFADLFLVATTADGPVIAAQTRPATATTLYESDAVGTVVERIYLKGFEEALATGEVITWGDDEVETTFIPVFYRGHNIAVVIAVNALFPDRLLSHAQHNYDSIAQDLARMITTGEFPYSEAPSGYRHGTPRVSDGVIHLNEDGVVLFASPNAISHFRRIGVDEPLHDRILAELVTEKIDDYSAVDESLPVVLMGRAAWMAELESHSVTVSMRAVPLRRDGERLGAMLLCRDVSELRRQEKELITKDATIREIHHRVKNNLQTVSALLRLQARRASSEETRAALETAQRRVSTIALVHQQLSQTINEVVDFDELFIPVLKMAVDIAVNDVVVTSSFTGSFGFVRAEAAAALSVVLNEIISNAVEHGLPHGGHVNVDALRDGYELIVTVHDDGVGIGENGPGSGLGTQIVKTMVSSELHGRITWENGEDGGTVVTITMQMN; this comes from the coding sequence GTGTCTACACTAACAAATATTTTGCAACAACGAACTGCCCTTGCGTTCGACCAACGCGAGTGGCTTCACATGCTCACTGGAGACTGGCAAATACTGGCTGATATTTTGTTTGCTGACCTATTTTTAGTCGCGACAACAGCTGACGGTCCAGTCATTGCTGCCCAAACACGTCCAGCTACCGCAACCACACTGTACGAAAGTGATGCGGTTGGTACAGTTGTGGAACGAATTTATCTCAAAGGTTTTGAAGAAGCATTAGCTACCGGAGAGGTTATTACTTGGGGTGATGATGAAGTTGAAACAACATTCATCCCGGTGTTTTACCGAGGCCATAATATTGCCGTGGTGATTGCGGTTAACGCGCTTTTCCCTGATCGGCTACTGTCTCATGCGCAACATAATTATGATTCTATTGCTCAAGATCTCGCCCGGATGATCACGACCGGAGAATTTCCGTACAGTGAAGCCCCCTCGGGTTATCGACATGGTACCCCGCGCGTCTCAGATGGTGTCATCCATTTAAATGAAGATGGGGTAGTGCTATTTGCTTCTCCTAATGCGATATCCCATTTTCGGCGTATTGGAGTTGATGAGCCGCTCCATGATCGGATCTTGGCGGAATTGGTAACTGAAAAAATTGATGATTATTCGGCAGTTGATGAGTCTTTACCAGTTGTTTTGATGGGAAGAGCTGCCTGGATGGCAGAGCTGGAATCGCATTCGGTAACAGTATCGATGCGAGCAGTTCCCTTACGGCGCGATGGTGAACGGCTCGGCGCAATGTTGCTGTGTCGCGATGTGTCAGAATTACGCCGCCAAGAAAAAGAACTTATTACAAAGGATGCAACAATACGCGAAATTCATCACCGGGTGAAGAATAATTTGCAGACAGTATCAGCGTTATTACGATTACAAGCACGGCGAGCATCCTCTGAAGAAACTCGTGCGGCATTAGAAACTGCACAACGGCGAGTATCGACGATCGCTCTTGTTCACCAACAGCTATCGCAAACTATCAACGAAGTTGTCGACTTTGATGAATTATTTATTCCGGTGTTGAAAATGGCTGTTGATATCGCAGTTAACGATGTGGTGGTCACTTCCTCGTTCACCGGCTCATTTGGGTTTGTACGCGCGGAGGCTGCTGCGGCATTGTCTGTGGTGCTCAATGAGATTATTTCCAACGCAGTTGAACACGGTTTACCTCACGGTGGGCATGTGAACGTCGATGCGTTGCGTGATGGCTACGAGCTTATCGTGACAGTGCACGACGACGGCGTTGGAATCGGTGAGAATGGACCAGGATCTGGATTAGGGACACAGATTGTTAAGACCATGGTTTCATCTGAGCTCCATGGCAGAATCACTTGGGAAAACGGTGAAGATGGCGGAACTGTTGTCACTATAACTATGCAGATGAATTAA
- a CDS encoding WhiB family transcriptional regulator — MDWRHHAACLDEDPELFFPVGSSNAALAQVERAKSICRTCTVVETCLKWALETNQDAGVWGALSEDERRSLKRRSVRVHRVP; from the coding sequence ATGGACTGGCGACATCATGCTGCATGCTTGGACGAAGATCCGGAATTATTTTTCCCGGTTGGTAGTTCCAACGCGGCCTTAGCACAGGTAGAACGGGCTAAGAGTATATGCCGTACCTGCACAGTCGTCGAAACTTGTTTAAAATGGGCGCTAGAAACTAATCAGGATGCCGGCGTGTGGGGCGCACTATCGGAAGATGAGCGGCGTTCGCTTAAACGTCGTTCAGTACGAGTACATCGCGTTCCATAA
- a CDS encoding ABC transporter permease: protein MLAFVFEHVVAYWRLYLVPIIVTLVSTMFIFLGLAAQEYADQSASYSAQALLTSADVNVHNSDLPGRDFLTQVEQLPTVNEAYSATPLWGSVMSSSGSAQVKIGSIPPKSFRNEDFYKGSYPTNPDEIALPVAIARALDITVGDRLILTIPCLNTHGITKEVVVRGLYSYSPLNESFDSLFNAISGMDMRDLWEKTAGQQPIAKSVIRVTKQENVGIEEFKDSLLDIPGTVVVTREQAYEQHLRHINAYISNLRGAGHGILLLPALGSLSALYFAGRKILHSRTGDYRILISLGATQSHIFLLALLQLLLVGILSITAGMLVGHILGKLLHLLIQFIPGYHFLSPYYRPSAFAGIQTMLIMLTTLCLAAISGAWHTAGSPLFLVRPPAKKTQIFIRATRWFAGIVLMTTLLVFSALASRHVQNIDSWSSYTDALALLGVALLVFGSLVAHLYATRLFRRLLTRTQNPLALFLSANPGTKPDVFHHALFSSRLVVLGVAMLVIVLTTYSSSSYSVNHSANKVSPYDITVTADENSPSGISDSVISTISSYPGVDSFLPVTHATLSLTNRYTDLESTDMRVRAVDPDQAQAYFSPSEHADIPVPGTIFVPRDVMSHLGLTAGDSLEFMADDGSLVLFSVKTASSPWVVMDLSDLGLLSSAPVVDEVWVRATESQHSDLSKYFVKFRSSLISKQLSEPFRVDTGVSYDVLTSAERANWIIPLLSLLIFYGLIASLIAQLATTTYHHEHHRDNTRLLLSLGVSTTRLERSYIIENLGYVCIHIIIGALLGLSSMPLLWFYLLGSHYHEDLFIPFISIGMLVGLLLFFTLAFVFIRTNYQRRIIPYDKYLDVTYP from the coding sequence ATGTTAGCTTTCGTCTTCGAACATGTTGTTGCGTATTGGCGGCTGTACTTAGTTCCCATTATTGTCACTCTCGTCTCAACGATGTTTATTTTTTTGGGACTAGCTGCTCAAGAATACGCGGATCAATCCGCATCATATTCTGCCCAAGCATTGTTGACGAGCGCAGACGTTAACGTTCATAATTCCGACCTTCCAGGACGGGATTTTTTAACGCAGGTGGAACAGTTGCCGACAGTTAATGAAGCTTATTCCGCCACCCCACTATGGGGATCAGTTATGAGTAGCTCAGGCTCAGCTCAAGTAAAAATCGGTAGTATTCCACCCAAATCCTTTCGGAATGAGGATTTTTACAAAGGCTCATATCCCACTAACCCTGACGAAATTGCCCTGCCAGTAGCTATTGCTCGTGCTCTTGATATTACCGTTGGTGACAGGCTTATTCTTACCATCCCATGTTTAAACACCCATGGTATTACTAAAGAAGTAGTAGTGCGCGGACTCTACTCATACAGCCCGCTAAATGAAAGCTTCGACTCGCTATTTAATGCAATTTCCGGCATGGATATGCGTGATTTATGGGAAAAAACAGCTGGTCAACAGCCCATCGCAAAATCTGTGATACGTGTTACCAAACAAGAAAATGTAGGGATTGAAGAATTCAAAGATTCTTTGCTAGATATTCCCGGTACAGTTGTTGTTACCCGGGAACAAGCTTATGAACAACATTTACGACACATCAACGCCTACATATCGAATCTTCGAGGAGCTGGCCATGGCATTCTCCTTCTTCCCGCGTTGGGTTCCTTATCTGCCCTTTATTTTGCCGGACGTAAAATTCTGCACTCACGTACCGGGGACTACCGCATACTGATCAGTTTGGGAGCAACCCAAAGCCATATCTTTTTGCTAGCATTACTGCAATTATTGCTTGTTGGCATTTTATCCATTACCGCCGGAATGCTTGTTGGGCACATTTTAGGTAAGTTACTGCATCTTCTTATTCAGTTTATTCCCGGTTATCATTTCCTTTCGCCCTATTATCGGCCCTCAGCCTTCGCTGGAATCCAAACCATGTTGATTATGCTGACAACCTTGTGTTTGGCAGCAATTTCTGGCGCCTGGCATACCGCCGGTTCACCCTTATTTTTAGTGCGTCCACCAGCGAAGAAGACGCAGATCTTCATCCGCGCTACCCGCTGGTTTGCCGGGATAGTGCTTATGACGACGTTACTCGTATTTTCTGCATTGGCCAGTAGGCATGTGCAAAATATTGATTCGTGGTCCTCTTACACGGATGCTTTGGCGCTGCTGGGAGTTGCATTATTGGTATTTGGTAGTCTTGTGGCGCACTTATATGCCACCCGCTTGTTCCGTCGTCTTCTTACTCGTACACAAAACCCCTTGGCGCTCTTCCTTTCGGCTAATCCGGGTACGAAGCCTGATGTTTTCCACCATGCGCTATTTAGTTCTCGGCTTGTGGTGTTGGGGGTAGCGATGTTGGTGATTGTTTTGACAACCTACTCTTCGTCGTCATATTCGGTTAATCATAGTGCTAATAAGGTGAGCCCTTACGATATTACAGTCACGGCAGATGAGAACTCCCCTAGCGGTATTTCCGATAGCGTTATCTCTACGATTTCCTCGTATCCAGGGGTTGATTCTTTTCTGCCGGTTACGCATGCGACGCTTTCCTTAACTAACCGATATACAGATCTAGAGTCAACTGATATGCGAGTTCGCGCAGTTGATCCTGATCAGGCTCAAGCATATTTTTCACCTTCGGAGCATGCTGATATTCCTGTGCCTGGCACGATTTTTGTTCCCCGTGATGTTATGTCCCATCTTGGTCTGACCGCCGGGGATTCCCTTGAGTTTATGGCTGATGACGGCTCACTAGTATTGTTTAGCGTGAAAACGGCTTCTAGTCCGTGGGTTGTGATGGATCTTTCTGATCTTGGACTACTTTCTTCTGCTCCAGTAGTTGACGAAGTGTGGGTTCGCGCTACAGAATCTCAACATTCTGATTTATCAAAATATTTTGTTAAGTTCCGTTCTTCACTTATTTCAAAACAATTATCTGAACCGTTCCGGGTCGATACCGGGGTGAGCTACGATGTTTTAACTAGTGCGGAACGAGCAAATTGGATTATCCCTCTTTTGTCGTTACTTATTTTTTACGGGCTTATCGCTTCACTGATTGCTCAGCTAGCGACGACGACGTATCATCACGAGCACCATCGAGATAATACCCGACTACTGCTCAGTTTAGGGGTGTCTACTACCCGACTTGAACGCTCTTATATCATTGAAAACCTCGGATATGTCTGTATCCATATTATTATTGGCGCGCTGCTGGGCTTAAGCTCCATGCCACTACTATGGTTCTATTTATTAGGCTCGCACTACCATGAAGATTTATTCATTCCGTTTATTTCTATTGGGATGCTAGTGGGGCTCCTGTTATTTTTCACGTTGGCATTCGTTTTTATCCGAACTAATTATCAACGCCGGATAATTCCTTACGATAAGTATTTGGATGTGACGTATCCCTAA
- a CDS encoding ABC transporter ATP-binding protein produces MSIAQLIDVSVRSHATPQDREITNVSMTFQRGKFSAILGPNGSSKSLLIEAIGGLYPVTSGRIITCDVDVTRSTASELATLRATDVAFVFSRHNIVETLSIEENLLLAHTISSLPVNEDLLDDVITSFNLQSYLAMNPMEVTADVLQRIAIARAVLKESQLILAQEPTQFLRHESSEMILDSLRRSCREYGISIIMSTHSNFVASYADHVHLFLDGEPTGMIVNPSLHSLSYAQENTATRTS; encoded by the coding sequence ATGTCCATTGCCCAACTAATCGACGTCTCTGTTCGTTCTCATGCCACTCCACAAGATCGTGAAATAACCAATGTGTCCATGACATTTCAGAGAGGAAAATTCTCGGCAATTCTGGGTCCTAATGGCTCTTCTAAATCATTGCTGATCGAAGCTATCGGTGGGCTTTATCCCGTCACTTCTGGGCGCATAATAACGTGTGACGTTGATGTCACGCGTAGCACAGCCAGCGAACTTGCTACATTGCGAGCTACCGATGTGGCTTTCGTTTTTAGCCGGCACAACATCGTCGAAACTCTATCTATCGAAGAAAACTTATTACTAGCACACACTATTTCGTCTTTACCAGTAAATGAAGATCTTTTAGACGACGTCATTACCTCCTTTAATCTTCAATCCTATTTGGCTATGAATCCGATGGAAGTAACAGCCGATGTTCTCCAACGGATTGCTATTGCCCGGGCAGTTTTAAAAGAGTCCCAACTTATTTTGGCTCAAGAACCAACACAATTTTTACGCCATGAATCATCTGAAATGATCCTCGACAGTCTTCGGCGTTCTTGTCGAGAGTATGGAATTTCAATCATTATGTCTACTCACAGTAACTTCGTAGCATCGTATGCAGATCACGTTCATTTATTCCTCGACGGCGAACCAACTGGCATGATTGTTAATCCTTCGCTCCACTCACTGTCATACGCACAGGAAAACACTGCTACCCGGACGTCATAA
- a CDS encoding response regulator has protein sequence MAEEIIRVGLVDDMDLMRSGLTMVIDSLDDMEVVLSASDGQQAINRLQAVAVDVILMDIRMEGMDGLTTTREITRTTLPTRVDPKIIILTTFDEDDYMMEAIRAGASGFLLKDAPTEKMIEAIRTIYRGDAVIAPSTTRRLVDRLARESIQIHASKPEILDVLTDREREVFYLIARGLTNAEIAKHLFVAEATVKTHVTRIFSKLGVRDRVQAVVIAYEAGIVTPGHIEL, from the coding sequence ATGGCTGAGGAAATTATTCGAGTTGGCCTCGTTGACGATATGGACCTGATGCGCTCTGGTCTCACGATGGTTATCGATTCACTCGATGATATGGAAGTAGTTCTCTCCGCAAGTGATGGCCAGCAAGCTATTAATCGCCTCCAAGCGGTAGCAGTTGATGTTATTCTCATGGACATCCGTATGGAAGGAATGGATGGTTTAACAACCACCCGAGAAATTACACGTACCACCCTGCCTACCAGAGTTGACCCTAAAATCATCATTCTGACCACCTTCGACGAAGATGATTACATGATGGAAGCAATTCGAGCTGGCGCATCCGGCTTCCTGCTAAAAGATGCACCAACTGAAAAAATGATTGAAGCGATCCGGACTATTTATCGAGGCGATGCGGTTATCGCACCGTCAACAACACGTCGGTTAGTCGATCGCCTCGCGCGCGAATCTATCCAAATTCATGCCAGTAAACCAGAAATCCTTGATGTTCTTACGGACCGCGAGCGCGAAGTTTTCTATCTCATTGCTCGCGGACTAACCAATGCTGAGATTGCCAAACACCTTTTTGTTGCAGAAGCAACTGTTAAAACCCACGTGACACGTATTTTTTCAAAATTAGGTGTCCGTGACCGAGTTCAAGCAGTTGTCATCGCCTATGAGGCTGGCATTGTAACCCCAGGACATATCGAGCTCTAA
- a CDS encoding sensor histidine kinase — MTEEPTNTFPHSSDITLASFIGLTGCIPLLTSFSLLSSLQILLLWLLSVACAVNILIRRSDPTSAHILFIFFLLCRCIFFPGVLMVADVVVLIMIYSAATQARIALAVLVILSAVGALAFLWVQHLPRHSWHDIIFFIALLGLIGTTTLAGFARRSQVAQARKFDVTQHLLQQETEENQRGAVVRERTRIARDLHDIVAHTLGVVIAQADGGRYAGRKDPDKALVALDTIADMSRAALTDIRSIVGVLREPADEEELLSPQPVTQDIDSLVARVQKSGFDIAFVQIGPIQTLPAGIGNVLYRICQESVTNAMKHGGPNVAIVIKLEWHETDVTLSVIDNGRGASVANDGKGNGILGMTERAALFGGTLEARARPGGGFIVRATIPYDGNPHERRA, encoded by the coding sequence ATGACCGAAGAACCAACGAACACTTTTCCGCACAGCTCGGACATCACCTTAGCGAGCTTTATTGGCTTAACGGGTTGTATACCACTGTTAACCTCTTTTTCGTTGTTATCCTCCTTGCAAATTCTGTTGTTGTGGCTGTTAAGCGTTGCGTGTGCTGTCAATATTCTTATTCGTCGTTCCGATCCCACATCCGCCCATATTCTGTTTATCTTTTTCCTTTTATGCCGATGTATATTTTTTCCCGGTGTTTTAATGGTGGCCGACGTTGTTGTTCTTATCATGATTTATTCAGCTGCCACCCAAGCAAGAATTGCCCTAGCCGTCCTCGTTATTCTCTCAGCCGTTGGCGCGCTAGCATTTCTTTGGGTTCAACACCTGCCGCGTCATTCATGGCATGACATCATCTTTTTCATCGCACTCCTCGGTCTTATTGGAACCACAACACTGGCTGGATTTGCGCGCCGTTCCCAGGTTGCCCAAGCCCGAAAGTTCGATGTCACACAACACCTTTTACAACAAGAAACTGAGGAAAATCAACGTGGTGCTGTCGTTCGTGAACGCACCAGGATTGCTCGCGATTTACACGATATTGTTGCCCACACGCTCGGCGTCGTCATCGCTCAAGCTGATGGCGGACGCTACGCAGGACGTAAAGATCCTGACAAGGCGCTCGTTGCTCTCGATACAATCGCAGATATGAGCCGGGCTGCATTAACCGATATCCGTTCGATTGTTGGCGTCTTGCGCGAACCAGCCGATGAGGAAGAACTCCTTTCTCCCCAACCAGTCACCCAGGATATTGATAGTCTTGTTGCGCGCGTCCAAAAGTCTGGCTTTGATATCGCGTTTGTCCAGATCGGTCCTATTCAAACATTGCCTGCTGGTATCGGGAACGTTTTGTATCGCATCTGCCAAGAGTCAGTCACGAATGCGATGAAACATGGCGGCCCCAATGTTGCTATCGTCATAAAACTAGAATGGCATGAAACTGATGTTACGTTATCAGTGATTGATAATGGACGTGGCGCATCTGTTGCTAATGACGGAAAAGGTAATGGAATTTTAGGAATGACTGAACGCGCAGCGCTATTTGGTGGCACACTAGAAGCACGGGCACGTCCCGGTGGCGGTTTTATTGTTCGTGCGACAATCCCTTACGATGGAAACCCGCATGAAAGGAGAGCATAA
- a CDS encoding NAD-dependent DNA ligase LigA: MDAKNFEEAQKSWQTLAPKLLHAQEVYYSTGEMVMVDATYDTYMRQLRELEERFPQLWSPDSPSTKVGAKPSRTNVPAVRHAQRMYSLQDVFSREELAEWMANVGHDLPEGAQFSVEVKIDGLAVNLTYRQGLLVQAATRGDGVTGEDITRNVAAISTIPQRLSGEHIPELVEIRGEIFFPVAQFLEYNQKVDQRNKLIDEKNQLIAEANKEIAIENRRIRQANATLAEHERKAERPTKRREAHIKPFVNPRNAASGTMRQDDSGSLALRSLDFIAHGIGELRGVDDDLRATLGHQEGVYQTFKAWGLPVSDATQICTTLAQINDYLDKYQHARDSLPFEFDGVVIKIDDRRIQEELGYTTRVPRWAVAYKFPPTEVQTRLLDIRVQVGRTGRVTPYAVMEPVFVDGSTVSQATLHNPSEVARKGVKIGDIVVVRKAGDIIPEVVGPIESERDGTEVDFVMPTQCPDCGAPIAAISEGDVDLRCTNQQSCPAQLTQRVAHIGSRGGLDIEGLGEESAAWLCQPDKNRPDALMALATGHTLIVEDSNGRTRKIFLTFAQRQEREIVDAHGAIVDHQDIISPRLQKELEIPAQQTPILSTEADLFHLQADQARDVWVWQPEKSRGEVTGNWKYVRAAWTKPQWSGAGDKRTIVKPSVPAKPLLTMLDEIEKAKTKDLWRKIVALNIRHVGPVAARALSDEFESLDAMRAASLESLAQVDGVGTIIASSFLSWFDQSWHEEIVTRWTEAGVTFTHCKPTAEVNQTLAGLTIVATGSLEHFTRDGINEAINAAGGKATGSVSAKTDFVVAGPGAGSKATKASNLGIRILTEEQFRELLATGIAPQ, from the coding sequence GTGGATGCAAAGAATTTTGAAGAGGCGCAAAAAAGTTGGCAAACGTTAGCGCCGAAGTTATTACATGCGCAAGAAGTCTACTATTCAACTGGTGAAATGGTCATGGTTGATGCGACTTACGATACCTATATGCGTCAGTTGCGGGAACTAGAAGAGCGCTTTCCGCAGTTATGGTCTCCGGATTCACCATCCACTAAAGTTGGTGCCAAACCGTCGCGAACTAATGTACCAGCTGTGCGTCATGCCCAGCGCATGTATTCTCTGCAAGATGTTTTTTCGCGTGAAGAACTTGCTGAATGGATGGCTAATGTTGGTCATGATTTGCCTGAGGGTGCGCAGTTTTCGGTAGAAGTGAAGATTGATGGTTTAGCTGTCAACTTAACCTATCGTCAGGGTCTTTTAGTGCAGGCAGCCACTCGTGGAGATGGAGTGACCGGTGAAGACATCACCAGAAATGTCGCAGCAATTTCGACTATCCCGCAACGTCTTTCTGGAGAGCATATTCCTGAGCTGGTAGAGATCCGTGGCGAAATTTTTTTCCCGGTTGCTCAGTTCCTTGAATATAATCAGAAAGTTGACCAGCGCAATAAACTCATCGATGAAAAGAATCAGTTAATTGCCGAGGCTAACAAAGAAATCGCCATTGAGAATCGGCGCATTCGTCAAGCTAATGCAACACTTGCCGAACATGAGCGGAAGGCTGAACGTCCAACGAAGCGTCGGGAAGCGCATATTAAGCCTTTCGTTAACCCACGCAATGCTGCCTCCGGTACGATGCGCCAAGATGATTCAGGATCGCTTGCCTTACGTTCACTGGACTTTATTGCCCACGGTATCGGTGAATTACGTGGAGTCGACGACGATTTACGTGCCACATTAGGGCACCAAGAAGGCGTGTACCAAACGTTTAAGGCGTGGGGATTGCCGGTTTCTGATGCAACTCAAATATGTACTACCTTGGCGCAAATCAATGATTATCTTGATAAATATCAGCACGCGCGTGATTCGTTACCATTTGAATTTGATGGCGTTGTAATAAAAATTGATGATCGGCGTATTCAAGAAGAGCTAGGCTACACAACACGTGTGCCACGCTGGGCTGTTGCTTACAAGTTTCCACCCACTGAAGTACAAACTCGGCTTCTAGATATTCGGGTACAAGTTGGACGCACCGGACGAGTGACTCCCTATGCGGTAATGGAACCGGTATTTGTTGATGGTTCGACTGTTTCGCAAGCAACTTTACACAACCCCTCAGAAGTGGCTCGTAAAGGCGTCAAAATTGGTGACATCGTCGTCGTACGCAAAGCAGGAGATATTATTCCGGAAGTGGTCGGTCCAATTGAAAGCGAACGCGATGGCACCGAAGTTGACTTTGTTATGCCCACTCAATGCCCAGACTGTGGTGCACCGATAGCCGCTATATCGGAAGGTGACGTTGATCTACGATGCACGAACCAACAATCATGTCCCGCCCAGCTGACTCAACGAGTAGCTCATATCGGTTCGCGTGGGGGATTAGATATTGAAGGCTTAGGAGAAGAATCCGCAGCATGGCTATGCCAGCCGGATAAAAACCGGCCGGACGCCTTAATGGCCTTAGCCACCGGTCATACTCTTATCGTAGAAGATAGCAATGGTCGAACACGCAAAATTTTCTTGACCTTCGCTCAACGCCAAGAACGAGAAATTGTCGATGCTCACGGGGCTATTGTGGACCATCAAGATATTATTTCACCGCGGCTCCAAAAAGAACTTGAAATCCCGGCGCAGCAAACTCCGATTCTGAGCACCGAAGCAGACCTCTTCCACCTTCAGGCTGATCAAGCACGTGATGTTTGGGTTTGGCAGCCAGAAAAATCTCGGGGTGAAGTGACAGGGAATTGGAAATATGTCCGCGCTGCATGGACTAAACCACAGTGGAGCGGCGCTGGGGATAAGCGTACAATCGTTAAACCATCCGTACCGGCAAAACCACTGTTAACCATGCTGGACGAAATAGAAAAGGCAAAAACTAAAGATTTGTGGCGCAAAATAGTCGCGCTCAATATTCGCCACGTTGGGCCAGTTGCTGCAAGGGCATTGTCCGATGAATTTGAATCTCTGGATGCGATGCGCGCAGCGTCGCTAGAATCACTTGCACAAGTAGACGGCGTTGGCACGATCATCGCTTCATCTTTCTTGTCGTGGTTTGACCAATCATGGCATGAGGAGATTGTTACGCGATGGACCGAGGCTGGGGTAACGTTTACCCATTGTAAGCCTACGGCCGAGGTTAATCAAACACTGGCCGGGCTCACTATTGTTGCTACCGGCAGTCTAGAACACTTCACCCGTGACGGGATTAACGAAGCGATTAATGCTGCGGGAGGAAAAGCAACCGGTTCAGTTTCTGCGAAAACAGACTTCGTCGTCGCCGGACCTGGTGCTGGTTCTAAAGCTACAAAAGCAAGCAACCTCGGGATTCGGATCTTAACCGAAGAACAATTCCGCGAATTATTAGCAACGGGCATCGCTCCGCAGTGA
- a CDS encoding phospholipase D-like domain-containing protein — translation MAFWKNRSASRAKKVLKYTALAGLTVQVAAIGAIIAVDAQRKRRNPQTGEFPHLQPRTARVSDSEVTVYTFGNHLYDDMIEAIESATDRVYFESYILKADDVGYRFRHALIAAAARGVNVFIILDTLGNLNQNPKSRRFPDFPSLHVIRFPLLRPWILTARSKDSGFDHRKILVVDGKIGFVGGYNIGRLYADHWRDTHIRVTGPRAWELESAFIDLWNVYRASHHPIIPDDSVRSWVSTFTVTQNVPVYRSYPIRAKYLETINRASKNIWITMGYFIPDYAIKTLLIDAARRGVDVRILIPQYSNHIIADWVGRPHYTELLDAGCRIFLYKDAMVHAKTMTVDGIWTTVGTANLDRLSMAGNYEVNAEIYDADLAAIMEETFRLDLSNCVELTHQSWDARSKLARLAERLMKPLAPFV, via the coding sequence ATGGCATTTTGGAAAAATCGCTCCGCATCACGTGCAAAAAAAGTTCTAAAATATACTGCTTTGGCTGGCTTAACTGTCCAAGTCGCAGCAATTGGTGCAATTATTGCAGTGGATGCACAACGCAAACGGCGAAACCCGCAAACAGGCGAGTTTCCGCATCTTCAACCGCGCACCGCTCGGGTTTCAGATTCTGAAGTGACAGTATACACATTTGGCAATCATCTTTATGATGACATGATCGAGGCTATCGAATCCGCTACTGACCGGGTTTATTTCGAGTCTTATATTTTGAAAGCTGACGACGTTGGCTATCGCTTCCGTCATGCCTTAATTGCTGCCGCTGCGCGCGGAGTTAACGTGTTTATTATTCTTGATACCCTCGGCAATTTAAATCAGAATCCTAAATCTCGTAGATTCCCTGATTTTCCTTCGCTTCATGTTATTCGCTTCCCACTGTTGCGCCCGTGGATTTTGACTGCTCGTTCGAAAGATTCTGGGTTCGATCACCGCAAGATTTTGGTTGTTGACGGGAAGATCGGCTTTGTGGGTGGCTACAATATTGGCCGGCTATACGCAGATCATTGGCGCGATACTCATATTCGAGTCACTGGACCGCGCGCGTGGGAATTGGAAAGCGCTTTTATCGATTTGTGGAATGTTTACCGTGCTTCACATCATCCGATTATTCCAGATGATTCGGTTCGTTCGTGGGTATCAACCTTTACGGTGACTCAGAACGTGCCAGTGTATCGCTCCTACCCTATTCGCGCCAAGTATCTAGAAACAATTAATCGGGCGTCGAAAAACATATGGATCACCATGGGATATTTCATCCCTGATTATGCGATTAAAACACTGTTAATTGACGCTGCCCGGCGGGGTGTGGACGTGCGGATTTTGATCCCACAGTATTCGAATCACATTATTGCCGATTGGGTGGGCCGTCCGCATTACACTGAATTACTCGATGCTGGTTGCCGTATTTTCCTGTATAAAGACGCAATGGTTCACGCTAAAACGATGACTGTGGATGGTATTTGGACAACGGTTGGAACCGCAAATTTGGATCGGTTGTCGATGGCTGGCAACTATGAGGTCAACGCCGAAATATACGACGCCGACCTCGCTGCGATTATGGAAGAAACTTTCCGCCTTGATTTGAGTAATTGCGTGGAGCTGACACACCAGTCGTGGGACGCCCGCTCGAAACTTGCCCGGTTGGCAGAAAGGCTTATGAAGCCGTTGGCTCCGTTCGTGTGA